The Synechococcales cyanobacterium T60_A2020_003 genomic sequence TCGACACCTGGACCGAGTTACTCTGCCATGCCGCCTGATTGGATAAAGTCGAGCTTAGAGGATGTTTAAAAAGGTATCTGTCATGGATCAAAGCGTTTTCTGGCTCGGTTCCCCCTTTTTCAAGGGGGCTAGGGGGGATCTGCGACTTGTGTGTACACGGTAGCCTTTTTGAGGGGGACTAGGGGGGATCGACTAGTGCTTATCATTACAACCAAAGTAGAATTCGTTTCTGCATCAGGCTATTGATAGCCTTTTCGAACATCCTCTTAACCTCAGTCTTGATCATCTGACGACGGAGGATTGGCGATCGCTGCGACGGTTGCCCCGGCCAGTAGACATAGAAATCCCAGCAGCGGACTGCCCATCCAGTAGAGTAAATCCCCCTTTAAACTCTCAGAGGTGAAGAGGGTGACCGCGTCGAGTTCGTAGGATGAGAAGGTGGTGTAAGAGCCTAAGAATCCCGTAGTAGCCATCAGTAACAGATCAGGCTGGATCGACCGCCGCCCCCCAGCCAAGGTGGTCACCCATCCCATCAAAAAGCATCCGCTCAGGTTCACGACCATTGTCCCTAGGGGAAACTCTGGACTTATAAAGGCCGTTACCCAGTGCCCCACAAAATATCGACAGAGTGCTCCCGCGATCGCCCCTAGGCTAATGGCAAGCGGTGTGCGGATCCGGGGATTATCTAGCAT encodes the following:
- the crcB gene encoding fluoride efflux transporter CrcB, coding for MLDNPRIRTPLAISLGAIAGALCRYFVGHWVTAFISPEFPLGTMVVNLSGCFLMGWVTTLAGGRRSIQPDLLLMATTGFLGSYTTFSSYELDAVTLFTSESLKGDLLYWMGSPLLGFLCLLAGATVAAIANPPSSDDQD